The Jannaschia sp. GRR-S6-38 genomic interval AATAGGTAGGCGCATGATGCGTCTCCAGCACGCGCAGCGCGTCGGTGGTCGAGACGATCCGCTCGCCGCCCAGCCAGATCTCGATGCGCTGGGGCACCGGCTCCAGCCGCGGGGGGCGGGGATAGGTCTGCACGTCTTCCTCGGGCAGGCTCATCCCAGACGCCCCTCGCCGACCTTCAGGATGACCGGGACGACCAGATCCTCTTCATCGGTCAAGTGGCGGTCGAGGAACCGCGCCATCCGTTCGAGCCCCTCCGCCATCCGCGGCGCGCCATCGGCCGCGTCGCGCAGCACGGCATTCGCGGCCTCGGCGAAGGCGTCGAGCTCCTCGTGCAGGCGGTGGTGGTCGGCGTCGAGGATCTCGAAGCCGCGCTCCAGCCCGGGGGCCAGCGGGATCATCTTGGGGAAATAGACGTGGTCCTCGATCGAGTGATGACCATGCAGCTCGTTGAGGAGAATCCCGCCCAGCCGCGACAGGCGCCGGCCGTGTTCGCGCGGGTCGAGATCGCCGCCGATCCGCGCGCGAAGGTCGCCCTGCAGGGCGTCGAGGACGCGGCGGAAGCCCAGATGCCGTTCCAGCCAGAACTGTGTCAGCGGGCCGAATTCGGGATGGGCCCGCCAGCCCTCGCGCGGATGCTGGGCGAGCAGCACCTTCAGCGCGTCGGGCAGGCCGGTGCGATCCTCCAGCGCGTCCGTCATTCGCCGCGCGACGGCTCGATGACGTCGAGCACCTGCGTCGCCCAATCGCCGATGACCGGGATGAAGTTGATCTGGCTCAGCGACCAGACGAGGATCGAAAGGACCACCGTCGCGCCCAGAACCGTGCCGAGGCCGAAGGCCAGGCCGCGATAGAGCTGGAACATGATGAGCTTGGGCAAGGAGTTGTGCACCTGCAACCAGCGATGCCGGTTCAGGCGGGCCACTTCGCGGCGCAGGCCGGCGATTTCCTCGTTCATCTCGTCCCGCTTCATGGACCTTACCTAGCAGTCCCAGCGGCTCTCACAAGACGCCCCGCAGCGCCTGGTAGGCCGCGGCCGTGGCCGCATTGGCGAGGTTGAGCGAGCGGATATGCGGCGAGCGCATCGGCAGACGGACCATCCGGTCGGCGCGGCCCGCGGTGACGGCCGGCGGCAGGCCCACCGTCTCCTGCCCGAAGACGAGGTGGAAATCGGGGGGATAATCGGCATCGTAGAAGCTTGTCGTGCCATATTCCTCGAAGAGGAACAGCGCCTCGGGGCGCGGAGCGCGGCGGATCAGGAAATCCTCCCAATCCTCGTATTCGTGCAGGCGGACATGCTTCCAGTAATCGAGGCCCGCGCGGCGCACGTTCCGGTCGGTGATCTCGAACCCGTAGGGCTTCACGAGGCACAGATCGAGGTCCAGGGCCACGCAGGTGCGGCCGACGCTGCCGGTGTTTCCCGCGATCTCGGGCTGGACGAGGACGATGGCCGGTCTCACGCGCGGCTCAGGCGTGGACCAGCGCCCAGCGCTCGATCAGGTCGGATTGCAGCCCGCGCGCCGTGCGCGCCCAGCTGCGCCCGCCCTGGGGCCGTTCGCGTTCGGCCACGCTCAGGCGGTCGCGGCGCGCGGTGTCGGCACAGAAGGTGGCGAAGGCCAGCGGCCGGCCGGACCGCGCCTCGAAATAGCCCGCGAGGCCCGAGACGAAGTTCAGCGTTCCGGTCTTGGCGCGCACCGCGATGGGCTTGGCGCCCTCCACCGTCATCTCCTTCAGGATCGGGCGCAGCCGGTCCCGGGCGCCCGGCGCGGTCAGCGCCGCCACCATGTCGGAGGCCGAGATCCGCGTGCTACCGTTAAGACCCGAATGATCGTCGAAATCCGGGCGGCGCGCGCCCGTGCGCTCCGCCAGCCAGCCCGACATCACGTCCCCCGACTGGTCGAGCGAGCGGGGGATGACACCGCGACGCAGGGTCGAGGTCAGCCCGATCATCTCGGCGGTCAGGTTGGTCGAGTAGCGCAGCATCGAGGCGCAGACCCGCTCCAGCGGCGCGCCCTGCTGCAGCGCCAGCACCGGGCCCTGCGGCACGGAGGTCGCCCGTTGCGGGGCCCCCACCACGATCCCGTTGGAGCGCAGGAAGGTCCGCATCACGTCGCCGGCATAGAGCGCCGGATTGCGCACCGGGAGCCAGCGCGCGCCCGACTGGCCCAGCTGTCGTCGCGCCACGGTCCAGGCGTCGACCCCGCCGTCGCTTGCGTAGGTGTAGACCGGCAGCGACCGGTCGGCGACGCGCATCCGCGACGTGGCCACCGCCGGGCGGAACCGCGCGGTGCGGGCATCCATCGTCGTCTCGTAGCCCGAGCCGTTGCGCTTCCACTGAAAATGCACGCGGTTGAAATTCAGGTTCAGCCCGCCCAGCGCCGGATTGTAGCCTACGTGGTCGGGCTGGCTGCGGTCGATCCGGTCGAAGCTCGGCACCGCCCCGCCATGGACGAGGAACCGCCCCGTCACCTCGCGCAGGCCGGCGGCCTTGGCCTGCGTCGCCATGTCGGCCAGCCCGTCCGTGTCGAGCGCCGGATCGCCGCCGCCCACCAGTACCAGGTCGCCGTCGAGGCGGCCGTTCAGGATCGGGGCCGTGGCCACCAGCCGGGTCTGGAAGCGATAAGCCGGGCCCAGCGTCTCGAGCGCGTAGAGCGCGGTCACCGCCTTCGCGACCGAGGCGGGCGGCAGGGCGCGCAGCGGATTGTGCGTCTCGAGAACCTCGCCGGTGCGGGCGTCGCTGACCACGAAGCCCACGCGGCCGCCCAGGCCCGCCTGCGCGACCAGCCGGTCCGCCGCGGGGGCGGAGCGCGAGATCGCGTCGG includes:
- a CDS encoding tRNA (cytidine(34)-2'-O)-methyltransferase; translation: MRPAIVLVQPEIAGNTGSVGRTCVALDLDLCLVKPYGFEITDRNVRRAGLDYWKHVRLHEYEDWEDFLIRRAPRPEALFLFEEYGTTSFYDADYPPDFHLVFGQETVGLPPAVTAGRADRMVRLPMRSPHIRSLNLANAATAAAYQALRGVL
- a CDS encoding hemerythrin domain-containing protein, with translation MTDALEDRTGLPDALKVLLAQHPREGWRAHPEFGPLTQFWLERHLGFRRVLDALQGDLRARIGGDLDPREHGRRLSRLGGILLNELHGHHSIEDHVYFPKMIPLAPGLERGFEILDADHHRLHEELDAFAEAANAVLRDAADGAPRMAEGLERMARFLDRHLTDEEDLVVPVILKVGEGRLG
- a CDS encoding DUF5665 domain-containing protein; this translates as MKRDEMNEEIAGLRREVARLNRHRWLQVHNSLPKLIMFQLYRGLAFGLGTVLGATVVLSILVWSLSQINFIPVIGDWATQVLDVIEPSRGE
- the dacB gene encoding D-alanyl-D-alanine carboxypeptidase/D-alanyl-D-alanine endopeptidase, with amino-acid sequence MRRRFFLSGALATVALPACANAPEVSARPLLRPADAISRSAPAADRLVAQAGLGGRVGFVVSDARTGEVLETHNPLRALPPASVAKAVTALYALETLGPAYRFQTRLVATAPILNGRLDGDLVLVGGGDPALDTDGLADMATQAKAAGLREVTGRFLVHGGAVPSFDRIDRSQPDHVGYNPALGGLNLNFNRVHFQWKRNGSGYETTMDARTARFRPAVATSRMRVADRSLPVYTYASDGGVDAWTVARRQLGQSGARWLPVRNPALYAGDVMRTFLRSNGIVVGAPQRATSVPQGPVLALQQGAPLERVCASMLRYSTNLTAEMIGLTSTLRRGVIPRSLDQSGDVMSGWLAERTGARRPDFDDHSGLNGSTRISASDMVAALTAPGARDRLRPILKEMTVEGAKPIAVRAKTGTLNFVSGLAGYFEARSGRPLAFATFCADTARRDRLSVAERERPQGGRSWARTARGLQSDLIERWALVHA